The proteins below are encoded in one region of Spirochaetaceae bacterium:
- a CDS encoding M15 family metallopeptidase yields the protein MLKKYTLLAVFLPFLLTFLSSNGRDLADRQNIYNDKILYYFAERGFNLSDLIQFNFTSANIENLLRLMAVRDGYPGLINYMSYQPQYNDWLLTFYNRQQLFFAGSRMLPLELLSETARFRPFISYQLREIDDPADFSAERINNLHARYNPHLVTPQPVTVAAPANPAPPAAPPPPRVSRSYNSNYYNIIYGGNTAQQIQRLLVRVDFLGYNFLTHPILAPVLEQIDEQIMAHPDEDEELTNFLASLTSIASYSFRPILGTTTLSYHAFAMAVDMLPRNQNQPIYWAWDARHNPLWYLTPVANRWQIPAIIIEAFEEHGFFWGGRWPMYDIMHFEYRPELLKLQQYRNEFNQFLLRLANYA from the coding sequence ATGTTAAAAAAATACACATTGTTAGCCGTTTTTTTACCGTTTTTACTTACTTTTTTAAGTAGCAACGGCCGCGACTTAGCCGACAGACAAAATATTTATAACGATAAAATACTGTATTATTTTGCCGAGCGTGGTTTTAATTTAAGCGACTTAATCCAGTTTAATTTTACATCGGCTAATATCGAAAACTTACTTAGGTTGATGGCGGTGCGCGATGGCTACCCGGGCCTGATTAATTATATGAGTTACCAGCCGCAATATAACGATTGGCTGCTTACTTTTTACAACCGGCAACAGCTGTTTTTTGCCGGCAGCCGTATGCTGCCGCTGGAACTACTAAGCGAAACTGCGCGCTTTAGGCCCTTTATCAGCTACCAACTGCGCGAGATTGACGACCCGGCCGATTTTAGCGCCGAGCGTATTAACAACCTGCACGCTAGGTACAACCCGCATTTAGTTACCCCGCAACCGGTAACGGTGGCCGCACCGGCTAACCCGGCGCCTCCCGCCGCTCCGCCCCCGCCGCGTGTAAGCCGCAGCTACAATAGTAATTACTATAATATTATTTACGGCGGTAACACTGCGCAGCAAATTCAGCGTTTGTTGGTAAGGGTAGATTTTTTAGGATACAACTTTCTTACTCACCCTATATTAGCCCCTGTGCTGGAGCAAATAGATGAGCAAATTATGGCCCACCCCGATGAAGACGAAGAACTAACTAACTTTTTAGCCAGCCTCACCTCTATTGCTTCTTACTCTTTCCGGCCTATTTTGGGTACCACTACCCTTAGCTACCACGCCTTTGCGATGGCCGTAGATATGCTGCCGCGCAACCAAAACCAGCCTATCTACTGGGCGTGGGATGCCCGGCACAACCCATTATGGTACTTAACGCCGGTGGCTAACCGCTGGCAAATACCTGCCATAATTATAGAGGCTTTTGAAGAGCACGGCTTTTTTTGGGGCGGCCGCTGGCCGATGTACGATATTATGCACTTTGAGTACCGCCCCGAGCTGCTTAAGCTACAGCAATACCGCAACGAATTTAACCAATTTCTTTTAAGGCTGGCTAACTATGCGTAA
- a CDS encoding SIMPL domain-containing protein has product MRKHFFPFLIILTVVITVVSLASSLAVGNRPRGQLAVRGVAELEVEANKITVSFTLSDYFIEELTSHDAATFRTRGPTIIEIEAEALAVLATAGFTDVRLDNARINRRWFSLPNNSSLSHSYNVRSYSIVVSDFAAADRLLQVNLPFNTTQFAITGLENTHIEEYRLQVMQAALANARSRAEALAAGYGRVRGLLFVSDGQSRITAPQAGINARTALAAPMMEADSAEFAVNQNLNLRTIKLSAGVDAIFILN; this is encoded by the coding sequence ATGCGTAAACATTTTTTTCCGTTTTTAATAATTTTAACTGTTGTTATCACCGTTGTCTCTTTAGCCTCCAGCTTAGCGGTGGGTAACCGGCCGCGCGGGCAGCTGGCGGTACGCGGCGTGGCCGAACTAGAAGTTGAGGCCAACAAAATCACCGTAAGTTTTACCTTAAGCGATTACTTTATAGAAGAACTTACCAGCCACGATGCCGCCACCTTTAGAACGCGCGGCCCAACTATCATCGAGATAGAAGCCGAAGCTTTGGCCGTTTTAGCAACCGCCGGCTTTACCGACGTACGGCTGGACAATGCGCGTATCAACAGACGCTGGTTTAGCCTGCCTAATAACAGCAGTCTTAGCCACAGTTACAATGTACGCAGCTATAGTATTGTGGTGAGTGATTTTGCCGCCGCCGATAGGCTTTTGCAAGTAAACCTGCCCTTTAACACCACCCAATTTGCCATTACCGGCCTTGAAAATACCCACATCGAGGAGTACCGTTTACAGGTAATGCAAGCCGCTTTGGCTAATGCCCGCAGCCGGGCCGAAGCGTTAGCCGCCGGTTACGGCCGGGTGCGCGGCCTGCTTTTTGTGAGTGATGGCCAAAGCCGTATCACTGCTCCGCAAGCCGGCATTAACGCCCGCACCGCTCTTGCCGCCCCGATGATGGAGGCCGACAGCGCCGAGTTTGCGGTAAACCAAAACCTTAACCTACGCACCATTAAGTTGAGCGCCGGTGTTGATGCTATTTTTATTCTAAATTAA